The Hordeum vulgare subsp. vulgare chromosome 4H, MorexV3_pseudomolecules_assembly, whole genome shotgun sequence genomic interval TATTTATAATTGTATGTTGATGTCGCATGATGACATGTTGAGGTGACCAGGTGGGGCTTATCTCATTTATAATTGTATGATGATGTGACATGCTTGCAGGTTGAGGTAAATAAGTTAGTTGGGATGACTCCCTTATCTATACATGATAATATAAGATAATGAAGTAAATAGTATAATCATTAAAGGACACATTTACTATATTTTTCATGTTTCTTCAGTTTATTATGGCTTTGGTACTATATCAGGCAAGAACAAGGTTTGATTTTGACTACAAGTTAGAATACAAACAATGATCATTTGAAAGTAATGTTCAGAGATTTTGGCAAATGATATACTAACACATGCGCTAGAAATATCTTATTTCCGGATCATGCTATGTATTTATTTTCTCAATTATGAATTCTCCTAAAATGATCTAAACCGACAAAATGGGTAATTCCTCACAATGTTATTAAGTGATGCTCCTATTTCTATCCATACAGTTGTACATGCAATGATCAATCTCTCTACGACGGCATGATTTTGTTTTTAGAAATGAAATCCTGACATGGTAAGTTGCATAAAAAATAAtggtccctccccccccccccccccctccgcgcTCTATACCAGTGCAATTCATACGAATCGAGTTTATGTGTTatggattttttttctctttattttgccaAGGTATGTGTTATGAATTCATATGGCATTAACAAAATGAAGAGGGAATGGTAATTTAGTTCGTTGGGCCCTTCCTTTTCCTAACAAACAACGAACAACTTGCTATAATTAGAGCATTTTTATATGCAAACTTATCCTTTGCCAACGAAGGATTGTGATTAATATTCTTCTTGCCTCTAAGGAGGTAAGAGGGAACATCTTAAAATTGCTCTTCCATACAATATACCACATATCACAAAGTGTAGTAAGAGTTCGGATTGCACCAACTTTGTCATGTTTGGTACTAGTTTTTGTACGACTACTAATACAAGGGGCGGAATTAGCATGGGGTTACTCCTAGGCTTAAATTGGCTTTAGTGATGTATTTTAGGGATCTTTTGTACTTTGTAAGAAAGTATTACAAAGATTATTGCCACTACACCTAGGGCTATAGCCCCCATTTGTTCTAGGCTTGATTCTACCACTGACTAATACCTATGCATAATTACATTATGTTGGTAACTTCAGCGTCCCTAATTGTCCATTGATTAATCAATATATAACTTTTTTTCCATTCCAGCTTGTTCTACACTTCTGGAGTGATGAGGATTGCATCAACATCCTCGCTCAATGCAAGAAGGCCATACCTTCCAGAGAAATGGGAGGAAAAGTGATCATCATAGACATAGTGTTGGGATCTTCTCTAGCGACAATAACTGAAACTGAACTGTTGATGGACATGCTGATGTTCATATGTACCAGAGGACGGCAACGCAATGAAAAGGAGTGGAGCATGCTCTTTATGAAAGCAGGGTTTAGCGACTATAAGATTATCAAGAAACTTGGTCATCGTGGTGTCATCGAGGTATATCCATAAAATTGCTGCAAATGCTCATCTGGTGTGTGTTCCGTGTGAATTAGCGGTGtcaaataataaataaataagtaaaatGCCTTACACGTCGATGGAAAACACAACAAATGCTTAAGTAGACGAAGTGTTAAGAGGCAAGTCCCTTCAGAACTATATGCATGTAAGCACTCgtatgtatgtgtgcatgtatgtacgtatgtatgtatgtatgtatgtatgtatgtatgtatgtatgtatgtatgtatgtatgtatgtatgtatgtggcATGTTTGTATGTTCCAACAATCTAAAATGTTAAGCTTTGTTGTATTGGTATGTGTAGAACTTTGTTTTCGAACACATCAGTGAACGACATTGGCGTATGTTTATCATGCTAATATCAGTATTTTCTTAAGAATAGCTACACATGTGGAAGGGAAACTTTTGAAAAAATAGCAATTcaacaaaaaatcaaaaaatctgaaaatatttttgaaataaagtTGACCTTTCATTGTACTTGTAAgaaaaaatttacaaaacaaaaaTTACACTTTGACTTCTTTTTAAAAAATACAAATTTTTGGTTAAAATAATATGAATAGAGACCTATAGTAGAAAATAAATTTTGCCTTTTTCGCCCAGAAGTCAATGTTGACTTATTTCATGAAAATTTATATCCTAGTGCAAAACAAAGTCAAGCTTAATCTAAAAATACTTCGAAATTATTTTGACTGTTCAATTAATAATTAAAAAATGTTTATATAGGGTGCACACAACCAAGAACCAAAGTGTCTTTCCCTAAGCATCTGCTGATTCTTTGGGAAAGGGATAAGTCATTTTTTCCATATGCCTCCACTAGCACCACACTCATTGTCGGTTCTCCAATTTCTCTACGGTTCTTCCCTTGTCATTGCGCTCTTCGATGACTTGATTTGCAATAGAAATATTTTGCCAGTAATGATATTGTCAAGAAACAGACATCACAGGAGGTGACAACCATACGATAAGAAGATGGGCCTAGTATAAAATAGAAGAAATATGGAAAATCAATCAATGGTCGTAGAACCGAGGAAGCTGGAGAGGGAACTACGCGTAGGTGGTGATGAGCCGCCGGACCATCCTGATGGAGATGGAGAGGGAACTGCGAAAGGATGCGGACGGGCTTGGGTGGTGGCGGAGATAGGGAGGAGCCGGATGAGCTAGGGCCGGGGGCGGCCGGCTTAAATAGCCGGCCCCAATCTTGTGCGCGCAGCCAAAGCACCACACGACGTTCACACCATGCCAACGGTAGAGGCATCCGTCGGGTTTCCTGGTGGGTCTATGTAGGGCCATGCCGTCAGGCCGAAAAGTAGACTATATCCACCGGGCTCCCCCATATCACTCCTAAGCCGACATGATTTATTTATGGATCTAAAACTAATATATAAAAAGTAGACTATATCACTCTGAAAGCCCGACCCCTCCCGTGTCGCCCCCGTGCATCGAccgatcgggggggggggggtctagcACCGCCGCGCGTCCTTGACTTGCTCTCCCACCTCTCTTTCTCGTCGCCGTCAGGGCGCCGCTGGGCAAAGCCCAGTCGGCGGCAGGCAGGCAGGACCTCTCCTCTCCTCAGCTGCAGGATGTGGTGCGGGCGGTGTGGCGACGCATTGGTGGCGGGGCGCGTCGGCGATGACTCAGGGGGCGACGGTTGCATCGCGGGCTAGTGACTCCCCCTGGTGCTCGTGTGGGGGGGCGCTTGGGGGCACTCCTATGATGGCCGGTGGTCGATCTGTTTTAGATCTAGCCGATGGTGCCTCGGGTAGTGCGGGGCTACCCTCCGGTGGCTGGTCCATCGCAGTCGCCAGGGATGGTGGCGgtgtgaccagatcggtcggcggTGGCGGGGTCGGATCTGGGCCAGGTGTAGGCCTTGGTCGCTGGATTGCGATCGGCGCAGTGTCGGGTGCGACACGTCGGTAGCTGGGCGGATCCTCAGGGATTCTACCCTTGTTTGTTCCATGAGAGGGCGGACTACTCCAAGGGAAACCACTGATCTCCTTCGGATCGAGCGATGGCGATGCTTTTGCATCGTAGCCCCTCTTCAGGGCATCTTTGCTCCGGTTGAAGGTACCAATGACATTGGCGGCGCACGCCTGGTAGCGCAACTGCCGATGAAAATCGCGCTGACTATGGTCATGGCGGACGATGGCGGCGTCTTTGATGTCGTTCCCTTGTCAAGGCATCATTATTGAGTTTGCATCATCAGGCTCGGGATGCTTCAAGGGAAACCCTAGATCTAGGTCTCACAGATAATTTTGGAGCAAGTGATGGCGTTCGCAGTATCACTTTTCCTCTTAGGGGCATCAGTTTGGAGCAAGTGATGGGTggaggggacaagaggaggagcGGTGTTGCATTGACCGCAGGGTCGACGGCGGATCACGACAGCATGACGCTGCGGAGTTTCGGCGGCGGACGCATGTGGATGTACATGTGCAGGATGGTGGCCTTGTCTGGCGCCATGGTGGCATTGACAACATGCCAAGGAAGGTCGATGCGTCAGTTCCTCCTCTGAAGATGGACAGGTGAAAGATGGCAGCGGCAGCGAGAGTGCGTCGGTCCGGTGTGGGACCCAACCCTGGTATGGGGCTGGGTTGGGGTATCCGGCTATAGATGTTAGTGTTTCGTGCGATATCTGTTTGATACTAGGACCGGATATTCGACAAACCTACATCAAGGGGACATGAGTAGCAAGGGGACACGAGTAGTAACAGGTGTTGCCTTGATGACGGCTTCAGCCCAATGATGTATTACCTTATATGAtatttgtgaataattaataaaatgcatgcatgcatcatcgagatgcagaggccggggtatATCCTCCTTTACAAAAATTAAAAAGTAAAACTTTTTTAATAAAATAATTAAGAATGTTAATAgtaaaaaaagttcatgaatttaaaaaatgCTAGACGATTAAAAAATGTTAAATAGAAATTAAATATTTGTGTTATTTGAAAACAACTTATTGCTTTAAAATTGTTCATGTCTTCTGAAAAAACGTTTACAAACTACCCCTTGTTcataaatataagtcattttagaaatttcattaggtgactatatacgaagcaaaatgaatgaatctatagcctaaatatgtctatatacctccgtatgtagtcccctagtggaacctctaaaatGACTTGTATTTAGAAACTACTCCGTATAAAATAAGTATAAGAATTACTTTTTTTTGCTAAATTTATAAAGAAAAACATTTTCGAAATTAAAAAAACGGTCGTGTATCCCAAAAAATATACATGAATTTAAAAAATACGCTTGTGGACAAGCGATGGCCAACATTTCCAGTATCCTTATTATCCCTAGCTGGATTGCATATCATGTTATCCAAGCTGAAGAACAACGTTCACATTGACATTGGACTCATAAGCAGGCAATCGATTATTCCGCACAGTTGTCGATACTGTCACCAAGGCCACGACCAAAAACAAGCAGGATGGTACTGCATTTCTTCATCGATGCATTGTGCATAGGTTGCCACAAAGAGGAAGTGGCCTTGCTAGCTTAGTGCTAGTGCCCTTATGAATTCGCGGCGGCGCCGTTCGTCGGACGCTCCAGTTTAGCGTCGCATGCCAGTATTTCACCAACGGCTTCCTGAAAACAGCGCAAACATGTCAGTGATATCCTCACACCAGCTAGGGCATCGGCGATACAAGAAAAGAAGATCTTTTGTAGAGTACCTCGATGCATGTCAGGGTATACTGGACATCACTATCTGAAATTTGGTAGTGAACCACAAGTCTTACGCTGCGATTCAAAGGAAGTTCAGAACGGAGGGTTACAAGTCATGATGCATATACATCATGCTCCGTAGAATGAAATACTGTAGTGTGTTTCTTTTCATCCAATGCAGACTATGTAAAATTTTGTTTAGAGATCAATGCAAATACTACTAAGTAGTAAGAGAAAGCAGATGAGTTTAGGAAGCAGAATTATATTATGCTTGTACTGAGATGGCGAGCTGAATTGAACCTCTTGGAACTTGTTGGCATTGCAAGCACATTGCGCTGCTCCAGGACTTTGCACAGTTTGGCCGGAGTGATGCGTGGATCCGCCATGTGAAAGAATACCTACGGAAGGGAATACATCGCCGGAGATTGCAAATATGGTAAGTATTTAACCTGAAAACATCTACACAGCTCAGTAGATGGAATAACAGACTAACCATATTGGTCTCCACTGAAGTCAAATCAACTGTAAACTGTTCGATTTTCTTCAGTCCGTCTGAACAATtcgacaaagaaaacaaaattcaGGGTTAAGGTCCTGTAAGTCCgtaacacacagaatgcatgggaATACCGATATACTCCCcctgtacctaaatataagtcttttaagatatttcactagatgtctacatacgaagcaaaatgaatggatctatactctaaagtatgtctatatacatccgtatgtagttcagtagttaaacatctaaaaagacttatatttaggaacggagggagtataatcatataaacatgatggaGAAGACTAGTATGAAACCAGCTAAAACTTTGGCCTTCCTATGGTCGTCGGTAAGCTTGCCGATGGTATCGCGAACTCCGACTTCTGCAGCAGCACAGAGAACCCCTACCTGCCTCATTCCACCACCTAGCGTCTTCCTAAGAATTTTAGCCTGAAAGTAAGTATTATTTGTCAGATTTCGCTTACGTCTTCTCTTAAGAAAGCAGATTTAACTCACTGGCGTGCAGAATATCTAGCCATCATCACCTTGTTTATGAAGGCCTTGGAACCAACAATAACTGATCCAACAGGAGCACCTATCCCTTTCGACAGGCATACCTGCACTTTGACATTTAACAGAGAAATGCAGTCACACATCCTATTGTCAATCAGCGTAGCTCATTACATTCATTTGTTGGTTGCATATGTAATCTAGCATTATTTTTAGTAGTATTAAACAAATTAGATACGTACCGAAACTGAATCAGCAGCTCTCACAAGTGTATCGACAGGAACTCCAAGCGCCTGACAGGCACGATAACATAACAGGGATCTAAAAATGTCAGAAGAAGACATACATGGCATGCTTGGTACTTTGACATGCCGGTTAATGCATCCCATAGTTGTTAGTACTACTTACAACAGAAGCATTGAAAATACGAGCTCCGTCGATATGAAGCTTCAAGCCATGAGCCTTTGCAACTTCCCCAACCTTGTCAGTATATTCGACAGTCAGACACTTCCCACCAGAACTGCAGCAACAACCACAGCAAAAATAGTTGACAAATCAGCAGGTAACATAACGGAGTTAGCAGCGGACATCAGTAACATGAGCAACTCGATCCCTCACTTTCCATGGGTATTCTCGAGGCAGATGAGCCTGGTGGTGGGGTAGTAGAGCGCGCCGTCGGGGCTCCGGATGGCAGCGACGATCCTGTCGACGTCCATGGTGCCGTCGGGGTTGTTGGGGACAGTCCTGGGGTGGACGCCGCCGAGGGTGGAGATGCCGCCGTGCTCGTAGACGTGGATGTGGGAGTCGTCGCCGAGGATGACCTCGCTGCCCCTGGCGTCGCAGTGCGCCAGGACGGAGATGAGGTTGGCCATGGTGCCGGACGGCACGAACAGCGCCGCCTCCTTGCCCATGATCCGGGCCATCTCCGCCTCGAAGCGCCGGGCCGTGGGGTCGGCTCCCAGCACGTCGTCGTCGACGTCCGCCGCGGCCATGGCGGCCCGCATGGCCTCCGACGGCTTGGTCACCGTGTCCGACCGCAGGTCCACCACCTTGGCCGCCATCGTTTCTGCAGCAGCGAGACGACTTGCTAGAGAATACTCTGGTTGATCGCTATCGTTTTCATAGATAGATACTGTAGATAGCAGCAGCACACCAACACCAGTCGTGAAGAAGATGTTGCAAAGCTGTGAACCACTCAAACTCCCACGGGGGAGGAGGGTGTGGGAACCAACAAAAGCGACATGAATTATtctagagaaaatgccatacggACGGCCCATGCCTGGCTGCCGCTCTATTTTTGTAATCGAAAAGCAACATCGTTCCTTCGTCTTTTACATTGCAGCAGCACAGCCGGCCAAATTAATAACCCAGGACAGAAGACACGAGTGTCCGGAGATTAGCACGCAACGGACAACGGATGCGAATACGATACATACACCCAACTCTATCCTTTCAACAACCACACACTTTGGTGGTGCCCGTATTATATGTCACTCATTTCCCCTGAGATTTCCCAACGGCAGCCATCGTCATTGAAGAACAAGTGTTTTGGCaatctcaagaagaagaagaagaagaagaaagaggagactgAATTCTTACCAGAGTCCGGGTGTAGCGGCGAAGCCGAGGTGGATGGGAATGGCGGGCGTCGAGCGGAATGTTGCGGCTTCCCTGCGGGGTGGTGTGCGTTGCCACCGGGGTCTGGGGAGCCGTGCTTTATAGAGGCTGTTGGCGCCGCTGgatcgaggaagaagacgaggcgaCATAACTTAAACTTGCCGAGGTCATGAGCTTTGACGAGTCGCGCGTCTTCACGTGCGCTCCTGCACAACCACGTAGGAAAGCGGTGGCCCGTTGCTTTCTAGTGATGGAGCTACAATATACAGAGACCAAGTGGCACCTTTCCTTCCTTGGGGTCTAGAGTCCTCAATGGAATACTATTAGACCACTCCATACACCCGATTAAAATGACGCTTGTTTTTTTCCCATTCTATTCGTTTGAATTGATCCAGCGGACATTCATGTTTGCTTTTGAAATTAAGTCaacgcttgcacccaacactgtcATGATCCATTTTTAAATAATGacgtaaaaaataataataaatattttaaaaatataaaaaatgttaattaaacattaatgctGGCCTCAAAGGCCGGCGATAGTCACGAGTCCATATTACACTAAATACAAAATTTAACTAAGCTAAAGACAAGGAGACGCACTGTCCTaggcgtcctcctcgtcgtcctcgggGCCGGCGAGATCGACAAGCATCGGCGCCGGGCCAGCCCAGGGAAAGCCATCTCCCAGACGACGGCGGCGTCGTTCGTTGGTGGATGCACCGGCGCTGGCTGAGCTACAACACGTCACTCCTCCTCCTCAGCTTCGGCATCACGCCCCAGCTGCATGAGCCGATGGGCCTCAAGGCGCTCCTTCGCGAGCGGCCGTTGCCACCAGTGCTCGAGGAAAGGCGCCTCTTGCTTTGGCGTCGCACCCAACCAATCGGGTGGCGCACTGACCCACTCTCACACCATCCCTTCCAGACGTATTCCTCGGGCTGGAGGGCCATCGGCCCTGGCTCAGCCTTGGCGGGGGACGACGGGACCAACGACGGCGGCGTCGTTCGTCGGTGGATGCACCGGCGCTGGCTGAGCTACAACACGTCACTCCTCCTCCTCAGCTTCGGCATCACGCCCCAGCTGCATGAGCCGATGGGCCTCAAGGCGCTCCTTCGCGAGCGGCCGTTGCCACCAGTGCTCGAGGAAAGGCGCCTCTTGCTTTGGCGTCGCACCCAACCAGTCGGGTGGCGCACTGACCCACTCTCACACCATCCCTTCCAGACGTACTCCTCGGACTGGAGGGCCATCGGCCCTGGCTCAGCCTTGGCGGGGGACGACGGGACCAACGACGGCGGCGTCGTTCGTCGGTGGATGCACCGGCGCTGGCTGAGCTACAACACGTCACTCCTCCTCCTCAGCTTCGGCATCACGCCCCAGCTGCATGAGCCGATGGGCCTCAAGGCGCTCCTTCGCGAGCGGCCGTTGCCACCAGTGCTCGAGGAAAGGCGCCTCTTGCTTTGGCGTCGCACCCAACCAGTCGGGTGGCGCACTGACCCACTCTCACACCATCCCTTCCAGACGTACTCCTCGGGCTGGAGGGCCATCGGCCCTGGCTCAGCCTTGGCGGGGGACGACGGGACCAACGACGGCGGCGTCGTTCGTCGGTGGATGCACCGGCGCTGGCTGAGCTACAACACGTCACTCCTCCTCCTCAGCTTCGGCATCACGCCCCAGCTGCATGAGCCGATGGGCCTCAAGGCGCTCCTTCGCGAGCTGCCGTTGCCACCAGTGCTCGAGGAAAGGCGCCTCTTGCTTTGGCGTCGCACCCAACCAGTTGGGTGGCGCACTGACCCACTCTCACACCATCCCTTCCAGACGTACTCCTCGGGCTGGAGGGCCATCGGCCCTGGCTCAGCCTTGGCGGGGGACGACGGGACCAACGACTGCGGCGTCGTTCGTCGGTGGATGCACCGGCGCTGGCTGAGCTACAACACGTCACTCCTCCTCCTCAGCTTCGGCATCACGCCCCAGCTGCATGAGCCGATGGGCCTCAAGGCGCTCCTTCGCGAGCGGCCGTTGCCACCAGTGCTCGAGGAAAGGCGCCTCTTGCTTTGGCGTCGCACCCAACCAGTCGGGTGGCGCACTGACCCACTCTCACACCATCCCTTCCAGACGTATTCCTCGGGCTGGAGGGCCATCGGCCCTGGCTCAGCCTTGGCGGGGGACGACGGGACCAACGACGGCGGCGTCGTTCGTCGGTGGATGCACCGGCGCTGGCTGAGCTACAACACGTCACTCCTCCTCCTCAGCTTCGGCATCACGCCCCAGCTGCATGAGCCGATGGGCCTCAAGGCGCTCCTTCGCGAGCGGCCGTTGCCACCAGTGCTCGAGGAAAGGCGCCTCTTGCTTTGGCGTCGCACCCAACCAGTCGGGTGGCGCACTGACCCACTCTCACACCATCCCTTCCAGACGTACTCCTCGGACTGGAGGGCCATCGGCCCTGGCTCAGCCTTGGCGGGGGACGACGGGACCAACGACGGCGGCGTCGTTCGTCGGTGGATGCACCGGCGCTGGCTGAGCTACAACACGTCACTCCTCCTCCTCAGCTTCGGCATCACGCCCCAGCTGCATGAGCCGATGGGCCTCAAGGCGCTCCTTCGCGAGCGGCCGTTGCCACCAGTGCTCGAGGAAAGGCGCCTCTTGCTTTGGCGTCGCACCCAACCAGTCGGGTGGCGCACTGACCCACTCTCACACCATCCCTTCCAGACGTACTCCTCGGACTGGAGGGCCATCGGCCCTGGCTCAGCCTTGGCGGGGGACGACGGGACCAACGACGGCACGACGCAGTCGCCGACAGCAGAGAACATCAAGGCCTCCACCATCTGCACCTGGTAAGCcgcttccacctcctcctccttgaggcGCTCTTGCTCCTCGCTTGCACGGAGGATGGCCGCCAATGCCTTCTGGTATGTGGCCTCCGCCTCCTGATCCTTGTCGCGCACAACGAGGGGCGACGGGGTGGAAGCCACCACGTCGCGGATGCCACTTCAGGGCTATTCCTCGTGCTCCCACGCAAACCAGACCTTCCAATCGGGAGAGTCTGCAGCGTACATGGGGTTGAGCCGCTGCTCTGGCGTCAGCTGCTGCCGCCGACGCCTCGCCTCCTCCGCATGCGCTTGTGTCGACCGCACCACCGCCGACACtgggatcctctccggatccaaGTGCTAGTCATGTGGCAGAGTGACGTCGGGATAGGGGAAGGGGATGCcgtgctcccagtgccaccgtATCTGATGCACTGGTACGCTGATCCGCTATCAAGTCGTGCTGGAAGACGCCGGTGAGGGGATTGCGCTGACAGGGATGGCTGGGGCCTTGCCCTGGTCCTTGCCAAAGCTCGAACCTGCgccgaagaagaagctcatggtggtggctagggtttgtcgtCGACGAGGAAGCAGCGGGGTGGCTAGATGGGGACGGCTTCTCGAAGAGGatgagtacccccccccccctcgcacaCTTGGATTAAAAAAAGACGGACGTGgtcgctgacgcgtgggcccATGGTGGGTGGTCGTCATTAATAAAAATGTTGTTGATAGTGGACCGGGCGCCACTTATGAACGGGACAGACACTGAAAGGGCGCGTGTCACGTCCGCGTCGACGCATTTCAGTTTTAAAATTTGTGTCAGAAATGGGTCCGCGCGAACGAAAAACGGACGCGTTTT includes:
- the LOC123449904 gene encoding probable low-specificity L-threonine aldolase 1, with translation MAAKVVDLRSDTVTKPSEAMRAAMAAADVDDDVLGADPTARRFEAEMARIMGKEAALFVPSGTMANLISVLAHCDARGSEVILGDDSHIHVYEHGGISTLGGVHPRTVPNNPDGTMDVDRIVAAIRSPDGALYYPTTRLICLENTHGNSGGKCLTVEYTDKVGEVAKAHGLKLHIDGARIFNASVALGVPVDTLVRAADSVSVCLSKGIGAPVGSVIVGSKAFINKAKILRKTLGGGMRQVGVLCAAAEVGVRDTIGKLTDDHRKAKVLADGLKKIEQFTVDLTSVETNMVFFHMADPRITPAKLCKVLEQRNVLAMPTSSKSVRLVVHYQISDSDVQYTLTCIEEAVGEILACDAKLERPTNGAAANS